A stretch of Armatimonadota bacterium DNA encodes these proteins:
- the flgM gene encoding flagellar biosynthesis anti-sigma factor FlgM: MRISIDEARNVARLYQAEGEVSIDLASVTPPTTDAVTLTDDAELVKEVLAEVKAQPDIRDERVTELKAAYESGQYTVDAKAVADAIVRRALADRIK, translated from the coding sequence ATGAGAATATCGATAGACGAGGCGAGAAACGTAGCCCGCCTCTACCAAGCCGAAGGCGAAGTTTCAATCGACCTGGCATCCGTAACGCCACCGACCACCGACGCCGTTACCCTGACCGACGATGCCGAACTGGTCAAGGAAGTCTTGGCCGAAGTCAAAGCCCAGCCCGACATCCGAGACGAACGCGTAACCGAGCTGAAAGCCGCTTACGAATCGGGCCAATACACCGTCGACGCCAAAGCCGTGGCCGATGCCATCGTGCGACGCGCCCTGGCCGACCGAATCAAGTAA